One region of Bacillus zhangzhouensis genomic DNA includes:
- the dltB gene encoding D-alanyl-lipoteichoic acid biosynthesis protein DltB, whose product MIPFSSFFFFILIGILLLPTIILGLRGKRMQGYNMFATVVALALIFSKDAHGALLLFLFTVWQVLIIRLYLAYRLKANQASVFYAAVVASILPLVLSKILPFFLTHQPHQPAPMNWLSFLGISYLTFKGVQLIIETRDGLIKKKIPIHRLVYFIVFFPTISSGPIDRYRRFEKDMDTPPEKEAYSDLLYAGIHKIFIGFLYKFIIGYLIHTYILMNIHHISSSHFVQQLTYMYAYSMYLFFDFAGYTAFAVGVSYIMGIKSPENFNKPFISRNIKDFWNRWHMSLSFWFRDYVFMRFVFFMTKKKWIKNRMAVSNIGYFVLFLLMGAWHGLALQYIMYGLYHAVVMSGYNLFEKWNKKHKWWPDNKVTMVVSIIITFHVICFGFYIFSGKPFHH is encoded by the coding sequence ATGATTCCGTTTAGTTCATTCTTTTTCTTCATTCTAATTGGTATTCTTCTTTTGCCGACAATTATTCTTGGTCTTCGCGGCAAAAGAATGCAGGGCTACAACATGTTTGCAACAGTTGTGGCACTGGCACTTATTTTCTCAAAGGATGCACATGGCGCGCTGCTGCTTTTCTTGTTCACGGTGTGGCAAGTCTTAATCATCCGCCTGTACCTTGCATACCGGTTAAAGGCGAATCAGGCATCCGTTTTCTATGCAGCAGTGGTGGCATCTATTTTGCCGCTTGTGCTGTCAAAGATTTTACCGTTCTTTCTAACTCATCAGCCGCATCAGCCGGCGCCAATGAACTGGCTGAGCTTTTTGGGGATCTCGTACTTAACATTTAAAGGTGTTCAGTTAATTATCGAGACAAGAGACGGCTTGATTAAGAAGAAAATTCCGATTCACCGTTTGGTCTATTTCATTGTCTTTTTCCCGACGATTTCATCAGGTCCGATTGACCGTTACCGCCGATTTGAAAAGGATATGGATACGCCGCCTGAAAAGGAAGCATACAGTGATCTTCTATATGCCGGTATTCATAAAATTTTTATTGGCTTCTTATATAAGTTCATTATTGGATATTTGATTCACACGTATATTCTGATGAATATTCATCACATTAGCAGCAGTCACTTTGTTCAGCAGTTAACGTATATGTATGCTTACAGCATGTATTTGTTCTTTGACTTTGCTGGATATACAGCATTTGCTGTAGGTGTGAGTTATATTATGGGTATTAAATCACCAGAGAACTTTAATAAACCGTTTATCAGCCGAAACATTAAAGACTTCTGGAATCGCTGGCACATGTCCTTGTCCTTCTGGTTTAGAGACTACGTGTTTATGAGATTTGTGTTCTTTATGACTAAAAAGAAGTGGATCAAGAACCGTATGGCTGTATCAAATATAGGGTACTTTGTCCTCTTTCTATTGATGGGTGCTTGGCACGGTCTTGCTCTTCAATATATTATGTACGGACTATATCATGCAGTTGTCATGTCCGGTTACAATTTATTTGAGAAATGGAATAAAAAGCACAAGTGGTGGCCGGATAATAAGGTCACAATGGTTGTGTCGATCATTATTACATTCCATGTGATTTGTTTCGGATTTTATATTTTTTCAGGAAAGCCATTTCATCATTAA
- the dltA gene encoding D-alanine--poly(phosphoribitol) ligase subunit DltA, producing the protein MKLLHTIHEYQQTKPTQPAFVSQHASITYDELWHLSDQMAGAIDAVAAGSEPVIVYGHMEPEMLISFLGSVKSGRPYIPVDISIPIERIVSIIESSKASLLICANEQNVLDVEEHIEVKSAASLLALEKEAPPSTQWVQQDDVFYIIYTSGSTGKPKGVQVTAHNLESFTEWMCGDFPIGEGRTFLNQAPFSFDLSVMDLYPALQSGGTLYCLVKDLVNKPKDMFAALGQSDVEVWTSTPSFVQMCLMDPSFTGELLPELKVFLFCGEALPVSVVSALLERFPKAQVFNTYGPTEATVAVTSIEVTQALLDQHDSLPVGYAKPDTDIVILDEEGKTLSDGEKGEIVIVGPSVTKGYLGEQSLTDKVFFKYEGRPAYRTGDAGVAQDGLIACHGRLDYQIKLHGYRMELEEIEYHVSETTYVNACVIVPFQPNGHVEYLIAAIVPAAHSFEKEYQLTSAIKKEMADSLPAYMIPRKFVYLEQLYMTPNGKVDRKRIAKEVLL; encoded by the coding sequence ATGAAACTATTACACACGATTCATGAATACCAACAAACGAAACCAACACAGCCAGCATTTGTTTCTCAACATGCATCGATCACATATGATGAACTTTGGCATTTATCAGACCAAATGGCTGGTGCGATTGATGCAGTCGCAGCTGGCAGTGAACCTGTCATTGTATACGGTCATATGGAGCCAGAGATGCTGATTTCTTTTTTAGGCAGTGTGAAATCAGGCAGACCGTATATTCCGGTCGACATCTCAATCCCTATAGAGCGTATCGTCTCAATTATTGAAAGCTCAAAAGCCAGTCTATTGATATGTGCAAATGAGCAGAATGTATTAGATGTAGAAGAGCACATTGAAGTGAAGAGTGCGGCATCGCTTTTAGCACTTGAAAAAGAAGCACCACCATCCACGCAGTGGGTTCAACAAGATGATGTTTTTTATATCATTTATACGTCTGGCAGTACCGGAAAACCGAAAGGCGTTCAGGTAACAGCCCATAATTTAGAAAGCTTTACAGAGTGGATGTGCGGTGACTTCCCAATTGGTGAGGGGCGCACATTTTTAAATCAAGCACCATTTTCTTTTGACTTATCAGTGATGGACCTCTATCCAGCGCTTCAATCAGGCGGCACGCTTTACTGTTTAGTAAAAGATCTCGTCAACAAACCAAAGGATATGTTTGCAGCACTTGGTCAATCTGACGTTGAAGTGTGGACATCCACACCTTCTTTTGTGCAAATGTGCTTAATGGACCCTTCTTTTACAGGAGAGCTTTTACCAGAGCTGAAAGTTTTCTTGTTCTGCGGTGAAGCGCTTCCTGTCTCTGTAGTAAGTGCACTTTTGGAGCGTTTTCCAAAAGCGCAGGTCTTTAATACGTATGGTCCAACTGAAGCAACTGTTGCGGTCACATCGATTGAAGTCACGCAGGCGCTTCTTGATCAGCACGATTCTTTACCAGTCGGTTATGCCAAACCTGATACAGATATCGTCATTTTAGATGAAGAAGGCAAGACTCTTTCTGATGGGGAAAAAGGGGAAATTGTCATCGTCGGGCCAAGCGTCACAAAAGGCTATTTAGGTGAACAATCCTTGACAGATAAAGTGTTCTTTAAATACGAAGGACGCCCTGCTTACCGTACAGGTGACGCAGGTGTGGCGCAGGATGGATTAATTGCGTGCCATGGCCGTCTTGACTATCAAATCAAGCTTCATGGATACCGGATGGAGCTAGAAGAAATTGAATATCATGTGAGCGAGACAACCTATGTCAATGCTTGTGTGATTGTGCCATTCCAGCCAAACGGTCATGTTGAGTACTTAATTGCAGCGATTGTCCCAGCAGCTCATTCATTTGAAAAAGAGTATCAGCTGACAAGTGCGATTAAGAAAGAAATGGCGGATTCACTGCCAGCTTACATGATTCCAAGAAAGTTTGTCTATCTTGAGCAGCTGTACATGACGCCAAACGGGAAGGTTGACCGTAAGAGAATCGCGAAAGAGGTTCTTCTATGA
- a CDS encoding teichoic acid D-Ala incorporation-associated protein DltX, whose product MNMLFKKLSENKSVKWIGYTSFYLLILLLLFFIYGFHTANTGSFIYNDF is encoded by the coding sequence ATCAATATGCTATTCAAAAAGCTATCAGAAAATAAGTCTGTAAAATGGATAGGATATACAAGCTTTTACTTACTTATTTTGCTATTATTGTTCTTTATTTACGGATTCCATACAGCAAATACGGGATCATTCATTTACAATGATTTTTAA
- a CDS encoding DUF4288 domain-containing protein — MYDIYSVKVLFESTTSPRLSPEKIFEERIFLIKTKKPEEIESIIHENFPEETYENSEGGMTTTKVVAILDIFELVDNIDESVHLKEVYSRYLVFDKETSPEEAIERYSLDK; from the coding sequence ATGTACGATATTTATTCTGTAAAAGTTTTATTTGAATCAACAACTTCGCCACGTTTAAGCCCTGAAAAAATATTTGAAGAAAGAATTTTCTTAATAAAAACAAAAAAACCAGAGGAGATTGAAAGTATCATACACGAAAACTTCCCAGAAGAAACTTATGAAAATTCAGAGGGTGGAATGACTACTACCAAAGTAGTTGCAATTTTAGATATCTTTGAATTAGTAGATAATATTGATGAATCAGTACATTTAAAAGAAGTTTATAGTCGTTATCTTGTGTTTGATAAAGAAACGTCTCCAGAAGAAGCCATTGAGAGATACTCCCTAGACAAATAA
- a CDS encoding T7SS effector LXG polymorphic toxin: MDKRAKHYQELREQMVDLKKALQSVANLGDDFTGKGADNIKSFYKELSGNVDMFIRFIDKQKAFHEGVSGTLDDTNFGGDTFVEEHFLDNAVHMGIKNAKSIVKDQKKALKTIFQDIDDLISLEVFDSQTFDEKIEDAEDERKKTVKDLIELDQNLKDEYALSETEEKATMALYAEMMSATNDGKSISPMNFDKKAFQDSEIYKAKSDIEKQTAEYLKIKKEQEEAREIAKEQEALANRSWYEKALDYGGNIVNELTGVNDAKRAATGIDPITGEKLTAGQRVAAGGMAAAGYIPIVGWAGRIFKGGKAVYKTTQATSAAVRAVDIYKTSQKSFNALKTSQKGLYGLTATNGFSEAITGRDMFGNKISKEQQEVSMNAALGMLLPLGLNGVNNKLKNKATLDVQKNLNKNHHESRKASLKEIKRQLNIPRTQNPESQKMVPLTDKNGKRILNEKNQPILTRELTYEVNGKKIVIQDHSNGHDFGEGGIGNQPSHHNVRPEHNTRNGKVEGVEDHYYFERRNNK; the protein is encoded by the coding sequence ATGGACAAAAGGGCAAAACACTATCAGGAACTCCGCGAACAAATGGTAGATTTAAAAAAGGCATTACAAAGTGTTGCCAATCTCGGTGATGACTTCACTGGGAAAGGTGCCGATAATATTAAAAGCTTTTATAAAGAGCTGTCTGGAAATGTAGACATGTTTATCAGATTCATCGATAAGCAGAAAGCCTTTCATGAAGGTGTTTCTGGGACACTTGATGATACAAACTTTGGCGGCGATACCTTCGTAGAAGAACACTTTTTAGATAACGCAGTACATATGGGCATCAAGAATGCCAAAAGCATTGTAAAGGATCAAAAAAAGGCACTCAAAACCATTTTTCAAGATATTGATGACCTTATTTCTCTAGAGGTATTTGATAGCCAAACCTTTGATGAAAAAATAGAAGATGCGGAAGATGAACGGAAAAAGACTGTTAAGGATTTGATTGAACTTGATCAAAATTTAAAAGATGAATATGCTTTGTCAGAGACTGAGGAGAAGGCTACAATGGCATTGTATGCAGAAATGATGAGTGCCACGAATGACGGGAAATCCATTTCACCTATGAATTTTGATAAAAAAGCATTTCAAGATAGTGAAATCTACAAGGCAAAAAGCGATATTGAGAAGCAAACTGCTGAATATCTTAAAATCAAAAAAGAACAAGAAGAAGCCCGCGAGATCGCAAAGGAACAAGAAGCGCTCGCTAACCGTTCTTGGTATGAAAAAGCCCTCGATTATGGCGGGAATATTGTCAATGAACTGACTGGCGTGAACGATGCAAAACGCGCCGCAACGGGCATTGATCCAATCACAGGTGAAAAACTCACGGCAGGACAGCGAGTCGCCGCAGGCGGCATGGCAGCAGCCGGTTATATCCCAATCGTTGGCTGGGCAGGACGCATTTTCAAAGGCGGAAAGGCTGTCTATAAAACCACCCAAGCCACATCAGCCGCAGTCAGGGCAGTCGACATCTACAAGACATCACAAAAATCCTTTAATGCCCTAAAGACATCACAAAAAGGATTATATGGCCTCACCGCCACCAACGGCTTCAGCGAAGCGATCACTGGCCGAGACATGTTCGGAAACAAGATTTCCAAAGAACAGCAGGAAGTGAGCATGAATGCGGCGCTGGGTATGCTTTTGCCGTTAGGACTAAATGGTGTAAATAATAAATTAAAAAATAAAGCAACACTAGACGTACAGAAAAACTTAAATAAAAACCATCATGAATCTAGAAAAGCTAGTTTAAAAGAAATTAAACGCCAATTAAATATACCAAGAACACAAAACCCTGAAAGTCAAAAGATGGTGCCCTTAACAGATAAAAATGGAAAAAGAATATTAAATGAAAAAAACCAACCAATCCTTACGAGAGAGCTTACGTATGAAGTTAATGGTAAAAAGATTGTTATTCAGGATCATTCAAATGGTCACGATTTTGGAGAAGGAGGCATCGGAAACCAACCTTCACACCACAATGTAAGACCTGAACATAACACCCGCAATGGTAAAGTCGAAGGTGTAGAAGACCATTATTATTTTGAAAGAAGAAACAATAAATAA
- a CDS encoding immunity 50 family protein, which produces MIREEKFMNPQAMTEIFGGIPHFKNAEIMNVDLNRDGPTLFLRLMTKDSVKNAPKRWRDFDVVYVELSFIGVTDLKINHLGNNNIIDHFEISTTKNEGLLKINCKNQMQIETIFDWARVEQISPGLIGS; this is translated from the coding sequence ATGATTAGAGAAGAAAAATTTATGAACCCACAAGCGATGACTGAAATTTTCGGGGGGATTCCCCATTTTAAAAATGCAGAAATCATGAATGTTGATTTAAATAGAGATGGCCCTACCCTATTTTTACGACTAATGACAAAAGACTCCGTAAAGAATGCACCAAAACGTTGGAGAGATTTTGATGTTGTATACGTTGAATTATCATTCATTGGTGTAACGGATTTAAAAATTAATCACTTAGGAAATAATAATATAATTGATCATTTTGAGATTAGCACAACAAAGAATGAAGGGTTACTAAAAATAAATTGTAAGAATCAAATGCAAATCGAAACCATATTTGATTGGGCAAGGGTTGAACAAATTTCTCCGGGGCTAATTGGTTCTTAA
- a CDS encoding phage tail tape measure protein — MSAVSVGEIVARLELDSSQFSSSVSQAQAQMQQMGNSARSLSSQMGLVQKAVLAVGGAVVVGIGASAKAAANFEQQMSAVKAVSGATAGEMKTLTDLAIKLGESTSFSATETAQATEELVKAGVTTKDIINGGLAGALDLAAAGNLNLADAAEIASTALNAFKADSLSVSEAADILAGAANASATDVGEMKFGLSQVSAVASGIGMSFKDTATALAVFAQNGIKGSDAGTSLKTMLSRLEPQTKQQREEMMDLGLITADGTNKFFDQAGSLKDLATISGILQNAFKGLSDQQRQSSLQTLFGSDAVRAGTVFYKEGAKGVENMAAAMSKVTAAEVAKVKLDNFLGSVEEFSGAVETLGIKLGNEFLPHLRKIVDIGADLVRAFSSINPSVVATGFAMAGTSAAIALTASSAIKLGFALRGLFAAMGPAGWVITGLSVLGGLLVGVSAGYKAMNTVSLEAATAKQKEVDGINKTIKEYDGLQAKMKLTNDELLRYLDNKDALANEKDSAAIKKLNAEQDGLRKSSGLTNEEFDRFLQLNDQIIKKSPETEAAFSAQGNAIVKNTEAMKALSKEKYEDLRLELENQRTTAERNMEGQLQKRTQLQKEITVETSKRAEKEQAVANQLATVESIERRIAEAKKTGNQAEVQMQEVTLANEKRALESKRNELIKSTEILQKKRASLAETQKEIGKLGQVNQKLIEMELRQVGLTAKKGQGVAVIDREIMKLKDARANLVNNTTEADKKTAEYRESLAAIEKELSQLEQTKNKVIDITSQAEKMNNELGKDLSKYITVFTNDVTRKTERAVSRGRGNEGTYHVGGIVGKPAGKLHSGGMASKFGNPMSREVDIRALRNEMVLTEAQQANLFRMVDAGHTARITSAGGYSPQMQSDLLAIRNAIEASKGATVIMDSEVIGRLVEPHVSRRQMDEIDRSSY, encoded by the coding sequence ATGAGTGCGGTCTCAGTAGGTGAAATCGTAGCGCGTTTAGAACTTGATTCCTCTCAGTTTTCTTCGAGTGTCTCGCAAGCCCAGGCGCAGATGCAACAGATGGGCAATTCGGCCAGATCGTTAAGCTCGCAAATGGGCCTTGTACAAAAAGCGGTCCTAGCGGTCGGCGGCGCAGTCGTAGTCGGCATCGGAGCATCAGCGAAAGCGGCGGCTAACTTCGAACAGCAAATGAGCGCCGTCAAAGCGGTATCGGGCGCAACGGCTGGCGAGATGAAAACGTTGACCGACCTCGCAATCAAGCTAGGCGAATCGACGTCGTTCAGTGCGACCGAAACAGCGCAGGCGACCGAAGAACTAGTAAAGGCCGGCGTAACTACGAAGGACATCATAAACGGAGGCCTAGCGGGCGCGCTCGATCTAGCGGCGGCGGGCAACTTAAATCTTGCGGATGCGGCCGAGATTGCCAGTACGGCACTAAACGCGTTCAAGGCCGACAGTTTATCAGTATCTGAAGCGGCCGACATTCTCGCAGGCGCAGCGAACGCCTCAGCGACGGACGTAGGCGAAATGAAATTCGGCTTGTCTCAGGTCTCAGCGGTCGCGTCCGGAATCGGAATGTCGTTTAAAGACACGGCGACGGCGCTTGCGGTATTTGCACAGAACGGAATCAAAGGTTCGGACGCCGGTACGTCCCTTAAAACGATGTTATCTCGACTAGAGCCACAGACGAAGCAGCAACGGGAAGAAATGATGGATCTCGGCCTCATAACGGCTGATGGAACGAACAAGTTCTTCGACCAAGCCGGCTCTCTAAAAGACTTGGCGACTATTTCCGGTATTCTACAAAACGCGTTCAAAGGCCTGTCAGATCAGCAGCGCCAGTCTTCGCTACAGACGCTATTTGGTTCGGATGCGGTCCGTGCTGGTACGGTGTTTTATAAAGAAGGCGCAAAGGGCGTTGAGAATATGGCGGCGGCTATGTCAAAAGTAACTGCGGCTGAAGTAGCGAAAGTAAAGCTCGATAACTTCCTCGGATCAGTCGAAGAATTCAGCGGCGCAGTCGAAACGCTCGGTATTAAGCTCGGGAACGAGTTCTTGCCGCACCTACGGAAGATAGTTGATATTGGAGCCGATTTAGTTCGGGCGTTCAGTTCGATTAACCCTAGCGTTGTAGCAACTGGCTTCGCAATGGCGGGTACGTCGGCAGCGATCGCCCTTACGGCTTCTTCTGCGATAAAGCTCGGCTTTGCATTGCGTGGATTGTTTGCAGCGATGGGGCCGGCCGGATGGGTCATAACGGGCCTTTCGGTACTTGGCGGCTTGTTAGTCGGCGTTTCCGCGGGCTATAAAGCGATGAATACCGTTAGCCTCGAAGCGGCAACCGCGAAGCAAAAGGAAGTCGACGGAATCAACAAAACGATCAAAGAATATGACGGCCTTCAGGCGAAGATGAAGCTGACGAACGATGAGCTTCTGCGCTACTTAGACAACAAAGACGCTCTAGCTAACGAAAAAGATTCGGCTGCGATTAAAAAGCTAAACGCTGAACAAGACGGCTTGCGTAAAAGTTCGGGGCTTACGAATGAGGAGTTCGACCGTTTCTTACAGTTGAACGATCAGATTATCAAGAAGTCACCGGAAACAGAAGCGGCTTTCTCGGCGCAAGGCAATGCGATCGTGAAGAATACTGAGGCGATGAAAGCGTTGAGTAAGGAGAAATATGAAGACCTACGCTTGGAGCTCGAAAATCAAAGGACGACCGCGGAACGGAATATGGAAGGTCAACTACAGAAAAGAACACAATTACAAAAGGAGATAACCGTTGAAACGAGCAAACGAGCAGAAAAAGAACAGGCGGTCGCAAATCAATTAGCAACAGTAGAGAGTATCGAAAGGAGGATCGCGGAAGCCAAGAAGACGGGAAATCAAGCAGAGGTACAAATGCAAGAGGTAACGTTAGCAAATGAAAAACGAGCACTCGAAAGTAAGCGGAACGAGCTTATAAAGAGCACAGAGATACTGCAAAAGAAACGTGCCAGCCTTGCGGAAACACAAAAGGAAATAGGAAAACTTGGTCAAGTAAATCAAAAACTGATTGAAATGGAACTTCGGCAAGTAGGTCTTACTGCGAAGAAGGGTCAAGGTGTCGCGGTAATCGATCGGGAAATTATGAAATTGAAAGATGCACGCGCTAACCTCGTAAATAACACTACCGAAGCGGATAAGAAAACAGCCGAGTACCGAGAATCACTAGCAGCTATCGAAAAGGAATTATCGCAGTTAGAGCAGACGAAGAATAAAGTTATCGATATCACTAGCCAAGCAGAGAAAATGAATAACGAGCTCGGTAAAGACTTGAGTAAATATATCACGGTATTTACTAACGATGTTACCCGTAAAACGGAACGAGCCGTCAGCCGTGGTCGCGGTAACGAAGGTACTTACCACGTCGGAGGCATCGTCGGTAAGCCGGCAGGCAAGCTACACTCAGGCGGAATGGCGTCCAAATTCGGCAATCCAATGAGCCGCGAAGTTGATATCCGCGCGTTAAGGAACGAGATGGTCTTGACAGAAGCGCAGCAAGCGAATCTTTTCCGTATGGTTGATGCCGGACATACAGCTCGTATTACGTCAGCCGGCGGTTATAGTCCGCAAATGCAGTCGGATCTTTTAGCGATCAGAAATGCGATCGAAGCAAGCAAGGGCGCGACTGTCATCATGGATTCGGAAGTAATCGGACGACTGGTCGAACCGCACGTAAGCAGGCGGCAGATGGACGAAATAGATCGAAGTAGCTACTAG
- a CDS encoding helix-turn-helix transcriptional regulator, protein MFDRKSLFKIRKIFRLTQEDVAKITRTSPATVSRIESGEQELSEGFSECILSALKLTETTVKPMLEFYDKTERVKRGEWVPNDDLISGSARNEPSKANTPVLGWLDKYTR, encoded by the coding sequence ATGTTTGATAGAAAATCGCTTTTTAAAATCCGCAAGATATTTCGTTTAACACAGGAGGACGTCGCGAAAATTACTCGCACATCACCGGCCACAGTTTCGAGAATCGAGTCAGGCGAACAAGAGTTAAGCGAAGGTTTTTCGGAGTGTATTTTGAGTGCGTTAAAACTCACAGAAACGACTGTGAAACCGATGCTAGAGTTTTATGACAAAACCGAAAGAGTAAAGAGGGGCGAATGGGTTCCAAACGACGATTTAATATCGGGTAGCGCACGAAATGAGCCGTCAAAAGCTAATACGCCAGTATTAGGATGGTTAGATAAATACACACGCTAA
- a CDS encoding helix-turn-helix transcriptional regulator has translation MTPELVRILRVTRNMTQAELAKKIGCSGRLIAFIERHERRLTERMANRFMVAFNLDEKKLQELRMLREAIVFDE, from the coding sequence ATGACGCCGGAATTGGTACGAATTTTAAGAGTAACAAGAAACATGACTCAGGCTGAGTTAGCAAAAAAAATAGGCTGTTCAGGACGGCTAATCGCCTTTATTGAGCGGCATGAAAGAAGACTCACTGAACGAATGGCGAATCGATTCATGGTTGCGTTTAATTTAGACGAAAAGAAACTTCAAGAACTACGGATGTTAAGGGAGGCGATCGTATTTGACGAATAG